In the Telopea speciosissima isolate NSW1024214 ecotype Mountain lineage chromosome 2, Tspe_v1, whole genome shotgun sequence genome, one interval contains:
- the LOC122651732 gene encoding GDSL esterase/lipase At5g45670-like — translation MAPVSITIRALSVLLLVWNWNLRVQAKPQVPCYFIFGDSLVDNGNNMLLPTLAKALTLPYGIDFPRGPTGRFTNGRTVADVVTQLLGFEDFIPPYAATSGPELVRGVNYGSSASGIMEDIGQEFGPVSGLNRQLDNHMNTVLQMVSMLGDYDAAAGHLGRCIYSVGMGSNDYLGYLDLRRSSQYTPEQYADTLIQRYSEQLKTLYSFGARKVAIVGVGPVGYSPFAITACKGRTGWSCVDKLNNATQLFNDRVKALVDSLNKNLPAARFTYLNAFNILHDVSNNPSSYGIRVTDSSCCQKARKNSQYACIPFQKPCENRTQYSFFDSFHPTEAVNLIAGRRYYKAESPLDAYPIDIHGLAQL, via the exons ATGGCGCCTGTGTCCATAACCATACGGGCATTGTCTGTGCTTCTTTTGGTGTGGAATTGGAATTTAAGGGTCCAAGCTAAACCTCAAGTTCCTTGTTACTTCATCTTTGGTGATTCTCTGGTTGACAATGGAAACAACATGCTCCTCCCTACACTGGCTAAGGCACTCACCCTTCCCTATGGGATTGATTTTCCCAGAGGACCAACAGGAAGGTTTACTAATGGAAGAACAGTTGCGGATGTTGTCA CTCAACTCTTGGGTTTCGAAGATTTTATTCCACCCTATGCAGCTACAAGTGGCCCAGAACTAGTAAGAGGAGTGAACTATGGCTCTTCAGCCTCTGGAATTATGGAGGATATTGGACAAGAATTT GGTCCCGTGAGTGGTTTGAATAGACAGTTAGATAATCACATGAACACCGTTTTACAAATGGTAAGCATGCTTGGGGACTATGATGCCGCAGCCGGTCACCTCGGCCGGTGTATCTACTCGGTCGGAATGGGTAGTAACGATTACCTTGGTTACTTAGATCTGCGAAGGAGCAGCCAATACACACCGGAACAATACGCTGATACTCTTATCCAACGCTATTCTGAACAACTAAAG ACATTGTACAGTTTTGGAGCAAGGAAGGTGGCAATAGTGGGAGTTGGTCCTGTAGGTTACTCTCCCTTTGCGATTACTGCATGTAAGGGTCGCACTGGTTGGAGTTGTGTGGACAAACTAAACAATGCAACTCAGCTTTTCAACGACAGGGTTAAGGCCCTTGTCGACAGCCTCAACAAGAATCTACCGGCGGCAAGATTTACCTACTTGAACGCATTTAATATCCTTCATGATGTTTCCAACAATCCTTCATCTTATG GAATTAGGGTGACAGATAGTTCATGCTGTCAGAAGGCGCGTAAAAATTCTCAATATGCATGCATTCCTTTTCAAAAGCCATGCGAAAATAGGACCCAATATagcttctttgattcttttcatCCAACAGAAGCTGTAAATTTGATCGCTGGAAGGAGGTATTACAAGGCTGAATCTCCTCTTGATGCATATCCGATTGACATCCATGGCCTTGCTCAGCTCTAA